A genomic stretch from Syntrophorhabdus sp. includes:
- a CDS encoding class I SAM-dependent methyltransferase, translating to MIPFDRLGPVFKAFSSLVYPRAFRTVFASSLQEVPRAGSVLDVGSGTGILSQFARKVRNDLLFTMIDPAAGMLRFAPDFARRVLGRAEDLPFPERAFDAVFAGDSMHHFSDPRRAVGELRRVLRKGGVLVVFEIDPSSLIGAMITGGEKIFREPAHFLRPGELAERLAEVGFECVVSRYDWRYAIIAHAGRA from the coding sequence ATGATCCCCTTCGATCGGCTTGGCCCTGTCTTCAAGGCCTTTTCATCCCTCGTTTATCCCCGCGCCTTCAGGACGGTCTTCGCGTCATCCCTTCAGGAGGTTCCCCGGGCGGGGTCCGTGCTCGATGTGGGCTCGGGAACAGGGATACTGTCGCAGTTTGCCCGCAAGGTACGAAATGATCTTCTTTTTACCATGATCGATCCGGCGGCGGGCATGTTGAGGTTTGCGCCGGACTTTGCGCGGAGGGTCCTGGGAAGGGCGGAGGACCTGCCTTTTCCGGAAAGGGCCTTCGACGCGGTGTTTGCGGGTGACAGCATGCATCATTTCAGCGATCCCCGGCGGGCTGTGGGCGAATTGAGGCGCGTCCTGAGGAAGGGCGGCGTGCTGGTGGTTTTCGAGATCGACCCGTCAAGCCTCATCGGTGCCATGATAACGGGCGGCGAAAAGATATTCAGGGAACCGGCGCATTTCCTTAGGCCCGGCGAGCTTGCGGAGAGGCTCGCGGAGGTTGGTTTTGAGTGTGTTGTGTCCCGGTATGACTGGAGATATGCGATAATAGCACATGCAGGTCGCGCGTGA
- a CDS encoding (Fe-S)-binding protein has protein sequence MYALQFDETKCLHCEGQDCLAKCQYIHIERNGTEREMVRIARGEDSFVLHECVTCYACEEYCPMGNHPFYLIVERQEALRISPVPRPLVTRAVNLGIPFRGEPAVKEINGPLLNMAAFSELTHLIQGRLFEGLPVISTDGRKMFHYFCQLMYLHYARSSVIKERLPGIIATIERHKPTEVICFHDECYGTYASYCPAVGIDVPFTPVHFYEYLYDRLTELKDLIRPVGFKVAYQRPCSSRLSPDKHRFVGKIFRLIGAKEVTREFVDENALCCGGTIQGQSREGSRRRAAQIQKKNVEDMKKAGAEVCVFNCPACLQTLGGMVAREGIRPVHMSDLCRFAIGETPAGWEVAR, from the coding sequence ATGTATGCTCTGCAATTCGATGAGACCAAATGCCTTCACTGCGAAGGCCAGGACTGCCTGGCGAAGTGTCAATACATACACATCGAGAGGAACGGGACAGAAAGAGAAATGGTCAGGATCGCCCGGGGAGAGGATTCCTTCGTCCTCCACGAGTGCGTGACCTGCTACGCCTGCGAGGAATACTGTCCCATGGGTAACCACCCGTTCTATCTGATCGTTGAGAGACAGGAGGCCCTCCGCATATCTCCCGTCCCCCGGCCGCTCGTGACAAGGGCCGTGAACCTCGGCATTCCTTTCCGGGGGGAACCGGCCGTGAAAGAGATAAACGGGCCGCTCCTCAACATGGCGGCCTTTTCCGAACTGACGCATCTTATACAGGGGAGGCTGTTCGAGGGTCTTCCCGTAATATCAACGGACGGCCGGAAGATGTTCCACTATTTCTGCCAGCTCATGTACCTCCATTACGCCCGAAGTTCCGTCATCAAGGAAAGGCTCCCCGGTATCATAGCCACCATAGAGCGTCACAAGCCGACGGAGGTCATCTGCTTTCACGATGAGTGTTACGGAACATACGCCTCCTACTGTCCGGCTGTGGGGATAGACGTGCCCTTCACCCCTGTCCATTTCTATGAGTACCTCTACGACCGCCTGACGGAATTGAAGGACCTGATAAGGCCCGTCGGCTTCAAGGTGGCCTACCAGCGCCCCTGTTCGTCACGGCTCTCACCGGACAAGCACCGCTTCGTCGGCAAGATCTTCCGCCTCATTGGAGCTAAAGAGGTGACAAGAGAGTTCGTCGACGAGAACGCCCTCTGCTGCGGCGGTACGATACAGGGACAAAGCAGGGAAGGCAGCCGCAGGCGCGCGGCGCAGATCCAGAAGAAGAATGTCGAGGACATGAAGAAGGCGGGGGCCGAGGTTTGCGTCTTCAACTGCCCCGCCTGTCTCCAAACGCTCGGGGGCATGGTGGCCCGCGAGGGCATACGGCCCGTTCACATGAGCGATCTCTGCCGGTTCGCGATCGGCGAGACACCCGCCGGCTGGGAGGTGGCCCGATGA